In Solidesulfovibrio carbinoliphilus subsp. oakridgensis, the sequence AGAGCCGAACGACGAACCGGACATCGTGGCCCTGGCCCCCTTCACCCGGTTCCAACTGCCCATGGGAGACCGGGCCGCGGCCCACGTTTGCCGGGCCGGGTCCTGCCAGCCGCCGACCCCCGATCCCGCCGCCATGCTTGCCCTGCTGGACAAGGGGAAACCCGGGGCTGCCGGCGGCTAGGGGCCGCCCCGGGGAAAGTCCTCTCGTCGAATTTAGCGCAGGGCCCGGCGGCTCCGGGCCCCGGGCAGGGCGGCGCGGGATCCTGCTGTGCCTGGGGCCGGGCCGCCTTGCATCTCCTGGACCATGGCGTTGAGTTCCTGGGCCTGCTGGGCCAGATCGGCCACGGCCTGGGCCGACTGGCGCAGGGCGTCCATGGTTTCGGAGGCAATCCGGTTGACCTCTTCCACGGACCGGTTGATCTCCTCGCTGGCGGCGGACTGTTCCTCCGAGGCCGTGGCGATGGAGCGGACCTGATCGGTGCTCTGGTCCACATTGGCCACGATCTCGGCCAGGGCCTCGCCCGAGGCCTGGGCCAGGCCGGTGGCCTCCTCGATGTTTTTGACCGTGCGGTCCACGGTATCGATGTTCTTGCGGGTACCGCTTTGGATCTGCATGATGGCGTCGCCCACTTCCTTGGTGGCGGTCATGGTCTTCTCGGCCAGCTTGCGGACCTCGTCGGCGACCACGGCGAATCCCCGGCCGGCCTCGCCGGCCCGGGCCGCCTCAATGGCGGCATTGAGGGCCAGCAGGTTGGTCTGGTCGGCGATGTCGGAAATGACGTTCATGATGTGGCCGATGCCCTCGGCCTGCTGGCCGAGCGTGGTCATGTCGGCCTTGAGTTCCAGGGACTGGTTTTGGACCTGTCCGATGCCGGCTACGACCCTGCCGACGATGGCCGCGCCTTCCTGGGCCTTGTTCTTGGCCCGCTCGGAGGTGTCCGTGGCCTCTGAGGCGTTCCTGGCCACTTCGAGAACCGTGGCGTTCATTTCCTCCATGGCGGTCGCGGTTTCCGCCAGGCGGCGGGACTGGTGGTCCGCGCCCTGGCTCGACTGTTCGATCTGGGCCGAGAGCTGCTCCGAAGCCGAGGACACGATATGGACCACCGAGGACAGGCGGTCGGCGGCTTGGAGCATGCCTTCGGCCTTGGCGTTTTCGGCCTGGACCCGGGCTTCTTCGGCCGCCTGGG encodes:
- a CDS encoding methyl-accepting chemotaxis protein; the protein is MRSTMRLATKLIVAFGLLIALQVGGNVTALFLLGHINGNVTELATNWLPSVDSISDVDHQFQTYRRWELLHVMSTDDAGIQEYESKLVQAKQDLKTALTQYGQLISNDDERRIYQHLQDTLDNYWSVSEKVLNLSRKNLNAEAKKLTEGESRQIFNAALDDLARLVDINRKGAAASANNGNMAYKQGRIVLIGLLVGATLLGVAVCLIIIRGVSRQLGEDPGYLFEMASRIAAGEMDMRFKEHTGEGGVFAVLKQMVANLKQKIAEADKKTAEAAEEAQKARAATQAAEEARVQAENAKAEGMLQAADRLSSVVHIVSSASEQLSAQIEQSSQGADHQSRRLAETATAMEEMNATVLEVARNASEATDTSERAKNKAQEGAAIVGRVVAGIGQVQNQSLELKADMTTLGQQAEGIGHIMNVISDIADQTNLLALNAAIEAARAGEAGRGFAVVADEVRKLAEKTMTATKEVGDAIMQIQSGTRKNIDTVDRTVKNIEEATGLAQASGEALAEIVANVDQSTDQVRSIATASEEQSAASEEINRSVEEVNRIASETMDALRQSAQAVADLAQQAQELNAMVQEMQGGPAPGTAGSRAALPGARSRRALR